In Lapillicoccus jejuensis, the DNA window GAGGTGGTCGAGCCGCCGCAGGATGATTCCCTCGCGCAGCGCCCACGGGCAGACCTCGAGCGCCTCGACGCGCAGCAGGTCGAGGGCGGCGTCGGCGACGAGCGCCCCGCCGAGCAGCTGGTGGGCCCGGCTCGGCGAGACCCCGGGCAGCAGCGCGCGCTCGGCGGCGGTCGCCGACGCGAGCCGGGGCACCATCGCGGCGACGTCGGCGGCGGTGAGGTGCCGGGGCACGTACGGGCCGTCGTCGCGCGGCGCCGCGCCGGCGATCCGGGCCAGCGAGCGCAGGGTCTTGCTCGTCCCGACGACCCGGTCGGGCCCGCCGCCGACGAGCAGCGGACGCAGCTCGCGGGCGAGCACCGTGCGCACGTGCCGGCGTGCGGCGGCGACGGCCTCGGGCGACGGGGGGTCGCCGGGCAGGTGGTCGCGGGTGACCCGGCCGGCCCCGAGCGGCACGCTGACCGCCGCGTCGGGCTCCTCGTCGATGCCGGTCGCCAGCTCGAGCGACCCGCCGCCGATGTCGACGACGAGCAGCCGCCCCGACGACCAGCCGTACCAGCGCCGCACGGCGAGGAAGGTCAGCCGGGCCTCGTCGCGCCCGGACAGCACGTCGAGCGCCACCCCGGTCTCGGCGCGCACCCGGTCGAGGACGGCCTCGCCGTTCGGCGCCTCGCGGATCGCCGACGTCGCGAACGCGACGAGGTCCTCGACGCCCTGGTCCTCGGCGAGGGTGAGGCACTCGCGGACGAAGGCCACGAGGCGCCGTACGGCGTCCTCCCCGATGGAGCCGTCGGCGAGCATCCCCTCGGAGAGGCGCAGCTCGACCTTGTGCGAGCTCGCGGGCAGCGGCTGGGCCCCCCGGTGGGCGTCGACGACGAGCAGGTGCACGGTGTTGGAGCCGATGTCGACGACCCCGAGGCGCATGCGGTGAGGGTATCGGTCGCCGTACGGCGTCGCCGGTGCGCCTCTCGCGCGCGGCCCACCGGACTCCACCTAGGGTGTGCGCGTGCCCGAAGTCGCCCTCGACATGCCCCGCCTGTGGGTCGAGTTCACCGACCCCGAGGACGACGGGCAGCGGTTCCGCTGCGACCTGACCTGGCTGACGTCGAGCTGGACGTGCATCTACGGCAACGGCTGCCAGGGGATCTACGCCGACCGGCCCGACGACGGCTGCTGCACCCTCGGCGCGCACTTCACCGAGGACGCCGACCTCGAGCGGGTCCGCGCGGTCGCCGGCGAGCTCGGCCCCGACGAGTGGCAGCTGCGCGACGAGGCCGTCGACGCCGGTGGCGGGCTGCCGCTCGACGGCTGGACCGAGCTCGAGGACGGGGTGCGCAAGACCCGGGTCGTCGACGGCGCGTGCATCTTCCTCAACCGGCCCGGTTTCCCCGCGGGACAGGGCTGCTCGCTGCACCAGCACGCGGTGCTGCAGGGCAAGCCGGCGACGATGCTCAAGCCGGAGGTGTGCTGGCAGCTGCCGATCCGCCGCGCCTACCGCACCGTCGAGCAGCCCGACGACAGCAGCTACCTCGAGGTGACGATCACCGAGTACGACCGGCGCGGCTGGGGCCCCGGCGGGCACGACCTGGACTGGTACTGCTCGGGCAACCCCGAGGCGCACGTGGGCCGCGAGCCGGTCTACCGCAGCAGCAAGGCCGAGCTCGTCGAGCTGATGGGCGAGGGCGCGTACGAGCAGCTCGTCGTGCGCTGCGAGGCGCACCTGCGCTCCGTGCAGGCCGCGTGGCGGACCGGCAACCGCAAGCTCCTGCCGCTGCTCGTCCACCCGGCGACGCTGGCCGCGCAGGACGAGGCCGCCGCGGGCGGTCCGGCCCGCAAGGCGGCGATCCGGGCGGCCGCCGAGAAGGCGGCCAAGGGCAAGCCCGGCAAGGCCGGCAAGGCGTCCAAGCGCCGGTGAGCGCACCGGTGGAGGGCGTCATCCCCAGCCCGAACATCTGGTCCTCACCCGACGTCTACGAGCTGGAGAACACCGGCGTCGACCGGTCGGGCGTCCTCGACGCCGCGCTGCGCGAGGTCGCCGACTGGACGGGGCGCGACGTGCTCGACGTCGGCTGCGGCGCCGGGTTCCACCTGCCTCGCCTGGCCGCGACCGCCCGGTCGGTGGTCGGGGTCGAGCCGCACCCGCCGCTGGTGGAGCGCGCCCGGGCGCGCGTCGCGGGACTCCGTACGGCGACCGGTGGGCCGGTCCGCGTCGTGGCCGCCGGCGCGGCGGCGACCGGGCTGCCGGACACGTCGGTCGACGTCGTGCAGGCGCGGTGGGCGTACTTCTTCGGGCCGGGCTGCGAGCCGGGGCTCGCCGAGCTGGCGCGGGTGGTGCGCCCGGGCGGGACGGCGTGCGTCGTCGACGTCGACGCGACCCGGTCGACCTTCGGTGGGTCGTTCCGGCGGACCTGGCCGGACTACGACCCCGACGCCGTCGACCGGTTCTGGCGGCGGCAGGGGTGGACGACCGACCGGCTGAGCGTCGACTGGTCGTGGCCGACGCGGGAGCAGTTCGAGGCGGTGCTGCGCATCGAGCTGTCGCCGGAGGCGGCCGACCGGGTGCTCGCCGAGGACCCGGAGCGGACGGGGTGCGACTACGGCGTCGTGCTGCGGTGGCGGCGGTACTGACCCGTCCCAGGTCAGCACACCTAGGCGAGGTCGTCGACGAGCTTGGCGATGCGGCGCGCGCGGGTGGCGTCCTGGACGGCCGTCTCGACGGCGTGCGCAGCCGACGCCGCTCGGCGGGGCGACGCGCCTCGAAGGCCGCGCGCCGGCCGGCGTCCTCCAGCGCCTCGCGGACGTCCTCCGGCACGGGCACGACGTCGGGGTCGACCGGCCGCAGCCGGCAGCGGACGACCGCGCCCGGCTCCTCCCCCAGTCGGCGCTGCAACCACGGCCCGGCGTAGAGGAAGGCGTCGTCGACGACGTCGGCGCGGTTGAGCCCGAGGTTGACCTCGACGTCCTCGATGCGGCCCTCGACCCGGCGGGTCCGCTCGGCGCGGCAGGCGGCGTCGAGGTCGGCGGGCACCCGGACGACCGGGTACGCGCTGCGACCCCACGCGAGGACCTCGAGGGGCGCGTCGAAGGTCACCCAGCCGCCGCTCACGCCTCCACTGTGCGGGGACCGGCGGGCGGGTCGCCACCGTGCCGCCGGCAGGACGCCGTACGGCGTCGTCGGGGGTCACCGCGGGGGGTCTGTCGGCGCCGTCGCCTAGCCTTCCGCGCATGGCGACGAGAGCGGCGACGGGGAAGCGGACGAGCGGGTACCGCTGCTCGGAGTGCGGCTGGGCGACCGTCAAGTGGGTCGGGCGGTGCGGCGAGTGCCAGGCCTGGGGGACGGTCAGCGAGATCGGGGCCGCGGCGACGCGCACCACCGCGGCCGCGGCCCCGACCCGGCCCGCCGTGCGGATCGGGCAGGTCGACGCGGCCCGGGCCGCGGCGCGGCCGACCGGGGTGGGCGAGTTCGACCGGGTGCTCGGCGGCGGGCTGGTGCCCGGCGCCGTCGTCCTCGTGGCCGGCGAGCCGGGGATCGGGAAGTCGACGCTGCTGCTCGACGTGTCGGCGCGGGCGGCCCGCGACGGCGCGACGGTGCTCTACGTCAGCGGCGAGGAGTCCGCCGCGCAGGTGCGGATGCGCGCCGAGCGGATCGAGGCGATGGCGCACACCCTGTTCCTCGCCTCCGAGACCGACCTGGCCACCGTGCTCGGGCAGGTCGAGCAGCTCCAGCCCGACCTGCTCGTCGTCGACTCGGTCCAGACCATCGCCAGCGCCGAGGTCGAGGGCGCCGCGGGCAACGTCTCGCAGGTGCGCGAGGTCGCCGCGACCCTCATCGCCGCCGCGAAGTCGCGCGGCACCGCGGTCCTGCTCGTCGGGCACGTGACCAAGGACGGCTCGATCGCCGGGCCGCGGCTGCTCGAGCACCTCGTCGACGTCGTCGTCGGCTTCGAGGGCGACCGGCACTCGCGGCTGCGGCTCGTGCGGGCGGTGAAGAACCGCTACGGCCCGACCGACGAGGTCGGCTGCTTCGACCTGTCCGACGTCGGCATCGTCGGGCTCGCCGACCCGAGCGGGCTCTTCATGACCCGGCGTGAGGAGGCCGTCCCGGGCACGTGCATCACGGTCACCCTCGAGGGGCGCCGCCCGCTCGTCGCCGAGGTCCAGGCCCTCGTCGCCGACACCAAGCTGCCGCAGCCGCGGCGCACGACCAACGGGCTCGACTCGGGGCGGGTGGCGATGACGATGGCCGTCCTCGACCGGCGCGTCGGGGTCAAGGTCGGCGCGATGGACGCCTACGTCGCCACGGTCGGCGGGGTGCGCCTCACCGAGCCGGCCGCCGACCTCGCCGTCGCGCTGGCCGTCGCGTCGTCGGCGGCCGACCGGCCGCTGCCACCGCTGTCCGTCGCGTTCGGCGAGGTCGGCCTGGCCGGGGAGATCCGGCCGGTGACCGGTATCCCGCGCCGGCTGGCCGAGGCGGCCCGGCTCGGGTTCCGCACCGCCTACGTCCCCGTCGGGGTGATCGGGTCCGGGCCGATGCCGGAGGGGATCCGCGTCGTCGAGCTGCCCGACCTCGGCCGTGCCGTGTCGACCGCGCTGATGCCCGCCGTGCGCTGACGGTCGAGGATCTCAGCCGTGTCCGAGGCGCAGGTCGCGACCAACCGCACGATGCTGCGGGTCCGCGACACCATCGACCGCGACTATGCGAGCGAGCTCGACCTGCCGGCGCTGGCCCGGGTCGCGCACGTCTCTCCCGACCACCTCGTGCGGACCTTCAAGCGCGTCTTCGGCGAGACCCCGCACCGCTACCTCCAGCGCCGCCGCGTCGAGCGGGCGATGTTCCTGCTGCGCACGAGCGATGACGACGTCCTCGCGATCTGCCACGCCGTGGGGTTCAGCAGCCTCGGCACCTTCGGGCGCACCTTCGCCCAGGTCGTCGGGGAGACGCCGACGCAGCACCGGGCGCGCGGTCCGCTGCCGCCCGCGCACGGGTGCTTCGCGATGGCCTGGACGCGACCGGCGTCGTACGGCGCGTCGTCCGGGGCGTCGCACGGCGGCTCGTCGGTTTCGGAGAAGCGGGAGGCGACCGGTGACTCGTAGCGTCCTGGCCATGAACCTCTCCTTCACCCGCCTCAGCTCGATCTACGTCCTCGACCAGGACCGCGCCCTCGACTTCTACGTCGGTGTGCTCGGCCTCGAGAAGGCCAGCGACGTCGACTTCGGCGTCATGCGCTGGCTCACCGTCAAGGTGCCCGGCGACGAGCGCGAGATCCTGCTCGAGAAGCCCGGGGCGCCGGCCCACGACCCGGCGACCGCCGAGACCGTGCGCGAGCTGGTCGCCAAGGGCGCCGGCGGCGGCTGGCTGGCCTTCCAGGTCGAGGACGTCGACGCCGTCCACGCCGAGCTCGTCGCCGCGGGGGTGGAGATCACCCAGCCGCCGACGGACATGCCCTACGGGCGCGACTTCGGGGCCCGCGACCCGTTCGGCAACACCCTGCGCTTCGGCAACGTCCACGCCTGACCGGGCACAGGGAACCCCACGTCCTGCGGCGGGCGCCCGCATCAGGACGTGGGGTTCCCTGTGTCCGGAGCGGCGGGCGCGGCGGCCCCTGGCTCCCGGGAGCCCCGGTTAGACTCGCGCACGCCCGCCGTCCGCGACCGAAAGCGACCGACCCCTCCCCATGGAACGCAGCGACGACGACCTGCTCCGCGCCACGCTCGCGGCCGTCGCCCCCGGCACGCAGCTGCGCGACGGGCTCGAGCGGATCCTGCGCGGACGCACCGGTGCCCTCCTCGTGCTCGGCCACGACCGGCTCGTCGAGTCGCTCAGCTCCGGCGGCTTCCCGCTCGACATCGAGTTCTCCGCCCAGCGGCTGCGCGAGCTGAGCAAGATGGACGGCGCCGTCGTGCTCGACCGCGACGGCTCGCGCATCGTGCGCGCCAACACCCAGCTCGTCCCCGACCCGGGCATCGAGACCTCCGAGTCGGGCACCCGGCACCGCACGGCGCAGCGCATCGCCATCCAGACCGGCTACCCGGTCGTCTCGGTGAGCCAGTCGATGCGGATCATCCAGCTCTACGTCGGCCACCGCCGCCACGTCGTCGAGGACAGCGCGGCGATCCTGTCCAAGGCCAACCAGGCGCTGCAGACCCTCGAGCGCTACAAGGCCCGCCTCGACGAGGTCACCGGCACGCTGTCGGCCCTCGAGATCGAGGACCTCGTCACCGTCCGCGACGTCGCGAGCGTCGTCCAGCGCCTGGAGATGGTGCGCCGGATCAGCGAGGAGATCACCGGCTACGTCGTCGAGCTCGGCACCGACGGACGCCTGCTCGGGATGCAGCTCGAGGAGCTGACCGGCGGTCTCGGCAACGACCGCGAGCTCGTCATCCGCGACTACCTGTGGGCGACCAAGTCCGAGCGCTCCCTCGACGAGGTGCTGCTCGAGCTGATGGCCCTCGGCAGCACCGAGCTGCTCGACCTCGCCGCCCCCGCCCGCGCTGTCGGCTTCTCCGTCGTCGGCGACTCCCTCGACAGCGCGGTGAGCCCCCGCGGGTTCCGGCTGCTGACCAAGGTGCCGCGGCTGCCGGGCGCCATCGTCGACCGGCTCGTCGACCACTTCGAGTCGCTCCAGCGGCTGCTCGCGGCCAACCTCGAGGACCTCATGGCCGTCGAGGGCGTCGGGGAGAACCGTGCCCGCGCCGTCCGCGAGGGTCTGTCGCGCCTGGCCGAGTCGAGCATCCTCGAGCGCTACGTCTGACGTGCACGCGCTGGCCCCCGACCTCGGCGCGCTGCACCGCCGGGTGCTCGACTGGTACGCCGGCGCCTCGCGTCCCCTCCCCTGGCGCGAGCCGGGGACGACGCCGTACGGCGTCCTGCTGTCCGAGGTGATGAGCCAGCAGACCCCGGTCGCGCGGGTCGCGCCGATCTGGCGCGAGTGGCTGGAGCGCTGGCCGACGCCGGCCGCGCTGGCGGCGGCCTCCCCCGGCGACGTCGTCCGCGCCTGGGGCCGGCTCGGCTACCCGCGCCGCGCACTGCGGCTGCACGAGGCCGCGATCGCGATGGTGCAGCGGCACGGCGGCGAGGTGCCGTCGACGCCCGAGGAGCTGCGGGCCCTGCCCGGGGTCGGCGACTACACCGCCTCCGCCGTCGCCTGCTTCGCGTACGACG includes these proteins:
- the disA gene encoding DNA integrity scanning diadenylate cyclase DisA, producing MERSDDDLLRATLAAVAPGTQLRDGLERILRGRTGALLVLGHDRLVESLSSGGFPLDIEFSAQRLRELSKMDGAVVLDRDGSRIVRANTQLVPDPGIETSESGTRHRTAQRIAIQTGYPVVSVSQSMRIIQLYVGHRRHVVEDSAAILSKANQALQTLERYKARLDEVTGTLSALEIEDLVTVRDVASVVQRLEMVRRISEEITGYVVELGTDGRLLGMQLEELTGGLGNDRELVIRDYLWATKSERSLDEVLLELMALGSTELLDLAAPARAVGFSVVGDSLDSAVSPRGFRLLTKVPRLPGAIVDRLVDHFESLQRLLAANLEDLMAVEGVGENRARAVREGLSRLAESSILERYV
- a CDS encoding VOC family protein, translated to MNLSFTRLSSIYVLDQDRALDFYVGVLGLEKASDVDFGVMRWLTVKVPGDEREILLEKPGAPAHDPATAETVRELVAKGAGGGWLAFQVEDVDAVHAELVAAGVEITQPPTDMPYGRDFGARDPFGNTLRFGNVHA
- a CDS encoding class I SAM-dependent methyltransferase; translation: MSAPVEGVIPSPNIWSSPDVYELENTGVDRSGVLDAALREVADWTGRDVLDVGCGAGFHLPRLAATARSVVGVEPHPPLVERARARVAGLRTATGGPVRVVAAGAAATGLPDTSVDVVQARWAYFFGPGCEPGLAELARVVRPGGTACVVDVDATRSTFGGSFRRTWPDYDPDAVDRFWRRQGWTTDRLSVDWSWPTREQFEAVLRIELSPEAADRVLAEDPERTGCDYGVVLRWRRY
- a CDS encoding helix-turn-helix transcriptional regulator, coding for MSEAQVATNRTMLRVRDTIDRDYASELDLPALARVAHVSPDHLVRTFKRVFGETPHRYLQRRRVERAMFLLRTSDDDVLAICHAVGFSSLGTFGRTFAQVVGETPTQHRARGPLPPAHGCFAMAWTRPASYGASSGASHGGSSVSEKREATGDS
- a CDS encoding Ppx/GppA phosphatase family protein gives rise to the protein MRLGVVDIGSNTVHLLVVDAHRGAQPLPASSHKVELRLSEGMLADGSIGEDAVRRLVAFVRECLTLAEDQGVEDLVAFATSAIREAPNGEAVLDRVRAETGVALDVLSGRDEARLTFLAVRRWYGWSSGRLLVVDIGGGSLELATGIDEEPDAAVSVPLGAGRVTRDHLPGDPPSPEAVAAARRHVRTVLARELRPLLVGGGPDRVVGTSKTLRSLARIAGAAPRDDGPYVPRHLTAADVAAMVPRLASATAAERALLPGVSPSRAHQLLGGALVADAALDLLRVEALEVCPWALREGIILRRLDHLEV
- the radA gene encoding DNA repair protein RadA, which encodes MATRAATGKRTSGYRCSECGWATVKWVGRCGECQAWGTVSEIGAAATRTTAAAAPTRPAVRIGQVDAARAAARPTGVGEFDRVLGGGLVPGAVVLVAGEPGIGKSTLLLDVSARAARDGATVLYVSGEESAAQVRMRAERIEAMAHTLFLASETDLATVLGQVEQLQPDLLVVDSVQTIASAEVEGAAGNVSQVREVAATLIAAAKSRGTAVLLVGHVTKDGSIAGPRLLEHLVDVVVGFEGDRHSRLRLVRAVKNRYGPTDEVGCFDLSDVGIVGLADPSGLFMTRREEAVPGTCITVTLEGRRPLVAEVQALVADTKLPQPRRTTNGLDSGRVAMTMAVLDRRVGVKVGAMDAYVATVGGVRLTEPAADLAVALAVASSAADRPLPPLSVAFGEVGLAGEIRPVTGIPRRLAEAARLGFRTAYVPVGVIGSGPMPEGIRVVELPDLGRAVSTALMPAVR